One Bufo gargarizans isolate SCDJY-AF-19 chromosome 3, ASM1485885v1, whole genome shotgun sequence DNA segment encodes these proteins:
- the LOC122930805 gene encoding interferon alpha/beta receptor 2-like isoform X3 — protein sequence MRERRRRQQVSEDGWERDVARCVNGARYDGAMCCYPSLLCFVTSQAPPRVTKHCSNVTTRRCELSEDLTDVNSHYDITVLSFTNDESSEPSSRVSLTPIEDTVLGPPIVDVVPGDRLIKVSIQLPASHLWSDENQRYVSLISDEGFSELHCHIKMEHMTEVSFYKEDMHTENCTFIQSNLLPNANYCLSVNITSNLNKKPPVPSKLKCVVTEYHGGSTVHVIVSAVCGVLLFIGLVFCLIGLDFAGYICRAKTAIPKVLKSLPSSESSFVARSEFTSPTFSIPVDIISKKFQVEPKPESEKNCEEGYTSRKRLVDSDTSGTSTSGDLPSAVSSSTGSSGEANSSAEEDLSSGRRGDRVSSSVSALGGSSIVCPPVSVRDDSSNLPFDTSGVFNINLNTVSIADPAEVWSGFRHVEVPQEEAEVSVESHETEIELDQCNGDICLSIDGLEEEDWGDCEEVEDISENDDSDSNLISGYMKR from the exons ccAAGCGCCTCCTCGTGTTACCAAACATTGCTCCAATGTCACAACGCGGCGCTGCGAACTGAGCGAGGATCTCACCGATGTCAACagccattatgacatcacagtcTTAAGTTTTACAAATGACGAATCTTCAGAACCTTCCAGCCGTGTTTCCTTGACACCAATTGAAGACA CTGTACTGGGCCCACCGATAGTGGATGTCGTTCCTGGCGACCGCCTCATCAAAGTTTCCATCCAGCTTCCTGCCTCTCATTTATGGAGTGACGAAAACCAGCGGTATGTGAGCCTGATTAGTGACGAGGGCTTTTCAGAGCTGCACTGCCATATTAAGATGGAGCACATGACAGAG GTCTCATTCTATAAGGAAGATATGCATACAGAGAATTGTACATTTATCCAATCCAACCTGCTACCAAACGCCAACTACTGTCTGTCTGTAAATATAACTTCAAACCTAAATAAGAAGCCTCCGGTACCATCCAAACTGAAATGCGTGGTGACAGAATACCACG GGGGCAGTACCGTTCATGTGATCGTGTCGGCGGTGTGCGGAGTTCTGCTTTTCATTGGTTTAGTTTTTTGCTTAATCGGACTGGACTTTGCTGGATATATCTGCAGGGCCAAGACCGCAATCCCAAAAGTTTTG AAATCCTTGCCATCTTCTGAGAGCTCGTTCGTTGCCAGAAGTGAATTTACCTCCCCAACTTTCTCTATTCCTGTGGACATAATTAGCAAGAAATTTCAGGTGGAGCCGAAGCCAGAAAGTGAGAAGAACTGCGAAGAAGGCTACACAAGCAGAAAGCGACTTGTGGACAGTGACACAAGTGGCACCTCGACAAGTGGAGACCTTCCTTCAGCTGTCTCGTCCTCCACGGGGTCAAGCGGAGAAGCAAACAGCTCTGCTGAggaagacctctcctcaggacgtCGAGGAGATAGGGTGTCCTCTTCTGTATCTGCCCTCGGAGGCTCTTCCATTGTCTgtccaccagtcagtgtcagggATGACTCCTCAAACCTCCCCTTTGACACCAGTGGGGTCTTCAACATTAATCTGAACACTGTGTCCATAGCGGACCCTGCCGAGGTCTGGTCGGGTTTCAGACATGTAGAAGTGCCACAGGAGGAGGCAGAAGTCTCGGTGGAGTCGCATGAAACTGAGATTGAACTAGACCAGTGCAATGGTGACATCTGTTTAAGCATCGATGGCCTGGAAGAGGAGGACTGGGGTGATTGCGAGGAGGTAGAGGACATTTCAGAGAATGATGACTCTGACAGTAACCTGATATCAGGCTACATGAAAAGATGA
- the LOC122930805 gene encoding interferon alpha/beta receptor 2-like isoform X2 — MTAPCAAILPCFALLQVSAVLLPPRNLTISSENFKHILTWEDPNNESTIFYQVNYLPMYQAPPRVTKHCSNVTTRRCELSEDLTDVNSHYDITVLSFTNDESSEPSSRVSLTPIEDTVLGPPIVDVVPGDRLIKVSIQLPASHLWSDENQRYVSLISDEGFSELHCHIKMEHMTEVSFYKEDMHTENCTFIQSNLLPNANYCLSVNITSNLNKKPPVPSKLKCVVTEYHGGSTVHVIVSAVCGVLLFIGLVFCLIGLDFAGYICRAKTAIPKVLKSLPSSESSFVARSEFTSPTFSIPVDIISKKFQVEPKPESEKNCEEGYTSRKRLVDSDTSGTSTSGDLPSAVSSSTGSSGEANSSAEEDLSSGRRGDRVSSSVSALGGSSIVCPPVSVRDDSSNLPFDTSGVFNINLNTVSIADPAEVWSGFRHVEVPQEEAEVSVESHETEIELDQCNGDICLSIDGLEEEDWGDCEEVEDISENDDSDSNLISGYMKR; from the exons tTTCTGCTGTTCTTCTACCTCCAAGAAACCTTACTATATCCTCAGAAAATTTCAAGCACATCCTGACCTGGGAGGATCCCAACAATGAGTCCACCATCTTCTACCAAGTCAATTATTTACCAATGTA ccAAGCGCCTCCTCGTGTTACCAAACATTGCTCCAATGTCACAACGCGGCGCTGCGAACTGAGCGAGGATCTCACCGATGTCAACagccattatgacatcacagtcTTAAGTTTTACAAATGACGAATCTTCAGAACCTTCCAGCCGTGTTTCCTTGACACCAATTGAAGACA CTGTACTGGGCCCACCGATAGTGGATGTCGTTCCTGGCGACCGCCTCATCAAAGTTTCCATCCAGCTTCCTGCCTCTCATTTATGGAGTGACGAAAACCAGCGGTATGTGAGCCTGATTAGTGACGAGGGCTTTTCAGAGCTGCACTGCCATATTAAGATGGAGCACATGACAGAG GTCTCATTCTATAAGGAAGATATGCATACAGAGAATTGTACATTTATCCAATCCAACCTGCTACCAAACGCCAACTACTGTCTGTCTGTAAATATAACTTCAAACCTAAATAAGAAGCCTCCGGTACCATCCAAACTGAAATGCGTGGTGACAGAATACCACG GGGGCAGTACCGTTCATGTGATCGTGTCGGCGGTGTGCGGAGTTCTGCTTTTCATTGGTTTAGTTTTTTGCTTAATCGGACTGGACTTTGCTGGATATATCTGCAGGGCCAAGACCGCAATCCCAAAAGTTTTG AAATCCTTGCCATCTTCTGAGAGCTCGTTCGTTGCCAGAAGTGAATTTACCTCCCCAACTTTCTCTATTCCTGTGGACATAATTAGCAAGAAATTTCAGGTGGAGCCGAAGCCAGAAAGTGAGAAGAACTGCGAAGAAGGCTACACAAGCAGAAAGCGACTTGTGGACAGTGACACAAGTGGCACCTCGACAAGTGGAGACCTTCCTTCAGCTGTCTCGTCCTCCACGGGGTCAAGCGGAGAAGCAAACAGCTCTGCTGAggaagacctctcctcaggacgtCGAGGAGATAGGGTGTCCTCTTCTGTATCTGCCCTCGGAGGCTCTTCCATTGTCTgtccaccagtcagtgtcagggATGACTCCTCAAACCTCCCCTTTGACACCAGTGGGGTCTTCAACATTAATCTGAACACTGTGTCCATAGCGGACCCTGCCGAGGTCTGGTCGGGTTTCAGACATGTAGAAGTGCCACAGGAGGAGGCAGAAGTCTCGGTGGAGTCGCATGAAACTGAGATTGAACTAGACCAGTGCAATGGTGACATCTGTTTAAGCATCGATGGCCTGGAAGAGGAGGACTGGGGTGATTGCGAGGAGGTAGAGGACATTTCAGAGAATGATGACTCTGACAGTAACCTGATATCAGGCTACATGAAAAGATGA
- the LOC122930805 gene encoding interferon alpha/beta receptor 2-like isoform X4: MSPPSSTKSIIYQCTVLGPPIVDVVPGDRLIKVSIQLPASHLWSDENQRYVSLISDEGFSELHCHIKMEHMTEVSFYKEDMHTENCTFIQSNLLPNANYCLSVNITSNLNKKPPVPSKLKCVVTEYHGGSTVHVIVSAVCGVLLFIGLVFCLIGLDFAGYICRAKTAIPKVLKSLPSSESSFVARSEFTSPTFSIPVDIISKKFQVEPKPESEKNCEEGYTSRKRLVDSDTSGTSTSGDLPSAVSSSTGSSGEANSSAEEDLSSGRRGDRVSSSVSALGGSSIVCPPVSVRDDSSNLPFDTSGVFNINLNTVSIADPAEVWSGFRHVEVPQEEAEVSVESHETEIELDQCNGDICLSIDGLEEEDWGDCEEVEDISENDDSDSNLISGYMKR; encoded by the exons ATGAGTCCACCATCTTCTACCAAGTCAATTATTTACCAATGTA CTGTACTGGGCCCACCGATAGTGGATGTCGTTCCTGGCGACCGCCTCATCAAAGTTTCCATCCAGCTTCCTGCCTCTCATTTATGGAGTGACGAAAACCAGCGGTATGTGAGCCTGATTAGTGACGAGGGCTTTTCAGAGCTGCACTGCCATATTAAGATGGAGCACATGACAGAG GTCTCATTCTATAAGGAAGATATGCATACAGAGAATTGTACATTTATCCAATCCAACCTGCTACCAAACGCCAACTACTGTCTGTCTGTAAATATAACTTCAAACCTAAATAAGAAGCCTCCGGTACCATCCAAACTGAAATGCGTGGTGACAGAATACCACG GGGGCAGTACCGTTCATGTGATCGTGTCGGCGGTGTGCGGAGTTCTGCTTTTCATTGGTTTAGTTTTTTGCTTAATCGGACTGGACTTTGCTGGATATATCTGCAGGGCCAAGACCGCAATCCCAAAAGTTTTG AAATCCTTGCCATCTTCTGAGAGCTCGTTCGTTGCCAGAAGTGAATTTACCTCCCCAACTTTCTCTATTCCTGTGGACATAATTAGCAAGAAATTTCAGGTGGAGCCGAAGCCAGAAAGTGAGAAGAACTGCGAAGAAGGCTACACAAGCAGAAAGCGACTTGTGGACAGTGACACAAGTGGCACCTCGACAAGTGGAGACCTTCCTTCAGCTGTCTCGTCCTCCACGGGGTCAAGCGGAGAAGCAAACAGCTCTGCTGAggaagacctctcctcaggacgtCGAGGAGATAGGGTGTCCTCTTCTGTATCTGCCCTCGGAGGCTCTTCCATTGTCTgtccaccagtcagtgtcagggATGACTCCTCAAACCTCCCCTTTGACACCAGTGGGGTCTTCAACATTAATCTGAACACTGTGTCCATAGCGGACCCTGCCGAGGTCTGGTCGGGTTTCAGACATGTAGAAGTGCCACAGGAGGAGGCAGAAGTCTCGGTGGAGTCGCATGAAACTGAGATTGAACTAGACCAGTGCAATGGTGACATCTGTTTAAGCATCGATGGCCTGGAAGAGGAGGACTGGGGTGATTGCGAGGAGGTAGAGGACATTTCAGAGAATGATGACTCTGACAGTAACCTGATATCAGGCTACATGAAAAGATGA